One Panicum virgatum strain AP13 chromosome 3N, P.virgatum_v5, whole genome shotgun sequence DNA segment encodes these proteins:
- the LOC120664422 gene encoding eukaryotic translation initiation factor 5B-like: protein MGRKKNVDIDDDEYSFPQDDAGADPAPPPPAAEKEKPKKGGKKGKKGGKAAAPDDDDYEPPPPPPAAEEDDDEPVNLVFTGKKKKKKGAAAPAASFSAFNALEEADEDQEEEEPAPAAAAEPEATADDDDLDFDFSKAKKKKKKDKVARFAPAKDEDDEPAPLAPSMADDGDEDPLVAAAAASKKPQKKQKKKGTFATDDEDIVKILAEMEDHSQPADEPEPEEVKAQDSVLAPDADDTAGKKSKKKKKKGGFMMDGEDVDQILAQMEDHPPPVEEPQPNDMKDEAPIAAPAPVDDAEGKKSKKKKKKSGRTAQEEDELDKLLAELDSPPAEKEDKPVQAPHSASVAKEDVGAAEDGNVDDKAGEGGEVESAAAKKKKKKKEKEKEKKAAAKGAEAKKEEEKEQEAPKGKVDMKKLPKHVREMQEALARRKEAEERQKREEEERLRKEEEERLRREEEERKAEEAKRRKKEREKEKLLKKKQEGKLLTGKQKEEAKRLEAMRRQFLEQSELQKAEGTAPETKKRPIYDFKKKKAQPKATETAKVVEEQQEEVNEAINDEEEYVLVDQESQSQVEESEEKTEPDQEAEEPKPEEQEEEDEDEWDAKSWDDIDVNLPKTSAFDEEEAKPVVKKSEPVQKQENSKAQPAIPSVKMVIPPAANSKKSETDDGGASNGNLKRSKKKGPVKEDSSKNGSDLRSPICCILGHVDTGKTKLLDCIRRTNVQEGEAGGITQQIGATYFPTENIRERTRELKADATLKVPGLLVIDTPGHESFSNLRSRGSSLCDIAILVVDIMHGLEPQTIESLNLLKSRDAVFIVALNKVDRLYGWKKCPNAPIVKALKQQNEDVKREFNMRLTDIVTQFKMQGVNTALYYKNKEMEDTFNIVPTSAVSGEGIPDLLLLLVQWAQKTMEEKLTFVNEVQCTVLEVKVVEGHGTTVDVVLVNGILHEGDQIVVCGMQGPIVTTVRALLTPHPMRELRVKGNYLHHKEIRAAQGVKISAQGLEHAIAGTALYVLGPDDDLDKLKDAVMEEMTRVRSRIDKSGEGVYVQASTLGSLEALTEFLKSPAVNIPFCDFSIGPVHKKDVMKASVMLERKKEYATILAFDVKVMPDARDLAEETGVKIFVADIIYHLFDQFTAYINNLKEEKKKESAEEAVFPCVLKIMPNCVFNKKDPIVLGVDVLEGIAKVGTPLCIPTKEFIDIGKIASIEINHKQVDMAAKGQKVAIKIIANNSDEQQRSFGRHFDMEDELVSRISRRSIDILKQNYREDLSKDDWKLVVKLKTILKIQ from the exons ATGGGGCGCAAGAAGAACGTCGAcatcgacgacgacgagtaCTCCTTCCCGCaggacgacgccggcgccgaccccgctccgccgccgcccgccgcggagaAGGAGAAGCCCAAGAAGGGCGGCAAGAAGGGCAAGAAGGGGGGCAAGGCCGCCGcgcccgacgacgacgactacgagccccctccgcccccgcccgccgcggaagaggatgacgacgAGCCCGTTAACCTCGTCTTCaccggcaagaagaagaagaagaagggcgccgctgcccccgccgcctcctttAGCGCCTTCAACGCGCTCGAGGAGGCGGACGAGGACCAGGAAGAAGAGGAGcctgccccggccgccgctgccgagcctGAGGCCACTGCCGATGACGACGACCTCGATTTCGACTTCAGCAaggccaagaagaagaaaaagaaggacaAGGTAGCTCGCTTTGCTCCTGCCAAAGACGAGGACGACGAGCCTGCTCCTCTGGCACCATCAATGGCTGACGACGGAGATGAGGATCCCTTGGTCGCTGCCGCAGCAGCTTCAAAGAAGCCACAGAAAAAGCAGAAAAAGAAGGGTACGTTTGCCACGGACGATGAGGATATCGTTAAGATCCTGGCTGAGATGGAGGATCATTCACAGCCTGCGGATGAGCCTGAGCCGGAGGAGGTGAAAGCTCAGGATTCTGTGCTCGCCCCTGATGCAGATGATACCGCCGGGAAGAaatcaaagaagaagaaaaagaagggagGGTTTATGATGGATGGTGAGGATGTAGATCAGATCCTCGCGCAGATGGAGGACCACCCGCCTCCTGTCGAAGAGCCTCAGCCCAATGACATGAAGGATGAGGCCCCTATTGCTGCTCCTGCCCCTGTGGATGATGCTGAAGGGAAGAaatcaaagaagaagaagaagaagagtggaAGGACAGCACAGGAAGAAGATGAGTTGGACAAACTTCTTGCTGAACTTGACAGCCCTCCTGCGGAGAAGGAGGACAAGCCAGTGCAGGCACCACATTCTGCCTCAGTGGCCAAGGAGGACGTGGGAGCTGCAGAGGATGGTAATGTGGATGACAAGGctggggaaggaggagaggtggAATCTGCTgctgccaagaagaagaagaagaagaaggaaaaggagaaggagaaaaagGCGGCAGCAAAGGGAGCGGAGGCTAAgaaagaggaggagaaggagcaaGAGGCACCTAAAGGGAAGGTTGACATGAAGAAGCTCCCTAAACATGTTCGGGAGATGCAGGAGGCCCTCGCCAGGAGGAAGGAAGCTGAGGAGAGAcagaagagagaggaggaagagcgactgaggaaggaggaggaagagcggctgcggcgcgaggaggaagagaggaaagCGGAGGAagcgaagaggaggaagaaggagagggaaAAGGAGAAGTTGCTCAAGAAGAAGCAGGAGGGTAAGCTCTTGACCGGCAAGCAGAAAGAGGAAGCAAAGAGGTTGGAAGCCATGAGGAGACAGTTCCTTGAGCAGAGTGAACTCCAAAAGGCTGAGGGCACCGCCCCTGAGACAAAGAAGAGGCCAATATACGAttttaagaaaaagaaagcTCAACCAAAGGCCACAGAGACTGCAAAGGTAGTTGAAGAACAACAGGAAGAGGTTAATGAAGCTATcaatgatgaagaagaatatgTGCTTGTGGATCAGGAGTCTCAGTCTCAGGTAGAGGAGTCCGAGGAGAAAACTGAACCTGATCAGGAGGCTGAAGAGCCAAAACCAGAAgagcaagaagaggaagatgaggATGAGTGGGATGCAAAGAGCTGGGATGATATTGATGTAAACTTGCCTAAGACAAGTGCTTTTGATGAGGAAGAGGCGAAGCCTGTTGTCAAGAAGTCCGAGCCCGTTCAGAAGCAGGAAAATTCTAAAGCACAGCCTGCAATACCTTCTGTCAAAATGGTCATCCCTCCTGCTGCAAACTCTAAAAAGAGTGAAACTGATGATGGGGGTGCCAGTAATGGAAATTTAAAGCGAAGCAAAAAGAAAGGACCTGTCAAAGAGGATAGCTCTAAGAATGGTAGTGACCTCAGATCACCAATTTGCTGCATCCTTGGTCATGTTGATACTGGTAAGACAAAGCTGCTAGATTGTATTAGACGCACCAATGTGCAAGAAGGCGAAGCTGGGGGTATTACCCAACAGATTGGGGCGACATACTTCCCTACTGAAAACATTAGAGAGAGGACCAGAGAGTTGAAAGCTGATGCTACACTTAAGGTTCCAGGCCTGCTTGTTATTGATACCCCTGGGCATGAGTCCTTCAGTAATCTGCGTTCTAGAGGTTCGAGTTTGTGTGATATTGCCATTTTGGTTGTTGACATCATGCATGGGCTTGAACCTCAGACAATTGAATCCCTGAATCTTTTGAAGAGTCGGGATGCAGTGTTTATTGTTGCTTTGAATAAG GTTGATCGTCTTTATGGTTGGAAGAAATGTCCAAATGCTCCTATTGTTAAGGCTTTAAAGCAACAGAATGAAGATGTTAAGAGGGAGTTCAATATGAGACTTACAGAT ATTGTGACACAATTCAAGATGCAAGGAGTGAATACTGCTTTGTACTACAAGAACAAGGAGATGGAAGATACCTTTAACATAGTGCCTACAAGTGCTGTAAG TGGTGAAGGCATTCCTGATTTGCTCCTTCTGTTGGTTCAATGGGCACAAAAGACGATGGAAGAAAAGCTTACTTTTGTTAATGAAGTCCAG TGTACTGTACTGGAAGTCAAGGTCGTGGAAGGTCATGGTACTACTGTTGATGTTGTTTTGGTCAATGGTATACTGCACGAAGGAGATCAAATAGTTGTTTGTGGCATGCAG GGACCCATTGTGACAACTGTCAGAGCTTTGTTAACACCACACCCAATGAGAGAGCTTCGAGTTAAG GGCAACTACCTACATCATAAGGAGATCAGAGCTGCACAAGGAGTTAAAATATCTGCTCAG GGTCTCGAACATGCAATTGCAGGGACAGCTCTTTACGTGTTAGGACCTGATGATGATCTAGACAAACTGAAGGATGCTGTTATGGAAGAGATGACACGGGTTAGGAGTCGGATTGATAAAAGTGGTGAGGGTGTCTATGTACAGGCATCTACCCTTGGGTCTTTGGAAGCTCTCACTGAGTTCTTGAAGAGCCCTGCTGTCAATATTCCCTTCTGTGATTTCAGTATAGGGCCAGTCCACAAGAAGGATGTTATGAAGGCTAGTGTTATGcttgagagaaagaaagaatatGCAACTATATTGGCCTTTGATGTCAAAGTGATGCCTGATGCTCGCGATCTTGCAGAAGAGACCGGTGTGAAGATCTTTGTGGCAGATATAATATACCACCTCTTTGACCAATTTACAGCATACATTAATAATCtgaaggaagaaaagaagaaggaaagtgCTGAAGAAGCTGTGTTCCCTTGTGTTCTTAAGATTATGCCAAACTGTGTCTTCAACAAGAAGGATCCAATCGTTTTGGGTGTTGATGTCCTTGAAGGAATAGCTAAG GTTGGAACTCCTCTCTGCATACCCACTAAAGAATTTATTGATATTGGGAAGATTGCCTCAATTGAAATTAATCACAAGCAAGTTGATATGGCCGCGAAAGGGCAAAAGGTGGCTATAAAG ATTATTGCGAACAATTCTGATGAGCAGCAGAGGAGTTTCGGCAGACATTTTGATATGGAAGATGAGCTTGTAAGCCGGATCTCAAGGCGATCTATTGatattttgaaacaaaattaCAGG GAGGACCTCTCTAAGGACGACTGGAAACTTGTTGTAAAGTTGAAAACAATATTGAAGATACAATGA